From a single Mesorhizobium shangrilense genomic region:
- a CDS encoding microcin C ABC transporter permease YejB, translating into MGAYILRRILLMIPTLFGIMAISFAVIQFAPGGPVEQIIAKLTNQGGSDRLGGGGGDTGGSNFDVAGDVGSKYRGAQGLDPEFIKKLEKQFGFDKPPLERFGMMLWNYSRFDFGNSYFRDISVLDLILEKMPVSISIGLWITLLSYLISIPLGIRKAVKDGSAFDVWTSGVVIVGYAIPGFLFAILLMILFAGGSFWDWFPLRGIVSDNWDQLSWPAKILDYFWHMTLPLTALVLSAFATTTLLTKNSFLEEIRKQYVVTARAKGLSERQVLYGHVFRNAMLIVIAGFPGAFISAFFTGSLLIENIFSLDGLGLLGFKSVVERDYPVVFANLYIFSLLGLFVGLLSDLMYTWVDPRIDFERRDV; encoded by the coding sequence ATGGGCGCCTACATCCTGCGCCGCATCCTGCTGATGATCCCGACCCTGTTCGGCATCATGGCGATATCCTTCGCCGTCATCCAGTTCGCGCCAGGCGGCCCGGTCGAGCAGATCATCGCCAAGCTGACCAACCAGGGCGGCAGCGATCGTCTGGGCGGTGGCGGTGGCGATACGGGCGGCAGCAATTTCGACGTCGCCGGCGACGTCGGTTCGAAATACCGGGGCGCACAGGGCCTCGACCCGGAATTCATCAAGAAACTCGAGAAGCAGTTCGGCTTCGACAAGCCGCCGCTCGAACGCTTCGGCATGATGCTGTGGAACTATTCCCGTTTCGATTTCGGCAACAGCTATTTTCGCGATATCTCGGTGCTCGACCTGATCCTCGAGAAGATGCCGGTTTCGATTTCGATAGGGCTGTGGATCACGCTGCTCTCCTATCTGATTTCGATCCCGCTCGGCATCCGCAAGGCGGTCAAGGATGGTTCGGCGTTCGATGTGTGGACCAGCGGCGTCGTCATCGTCGGCTATGCCATTCCCGGCTTCCTGTTCGCCATCCTTTTGATGATCCTGTTTGCCGGCGGCTCGTTCTGGGACTGGTTTCCGTTGCGCGGCATCGTCTCGGACAATTGGGACCAGCTGTCCTGGCCGGCGAAGATCCTCGACTATTTCTGGCATATGACCTTGCCGCTGACAGCCCTGGTCCTGTCAGCCTTCGCCACGACGACGCTTTTGACCAAGAACTCCTTCCTCGAGGAAATCCGCAAGCAGTATGTGGTCACCGCGCGCGCCAAGGGCTTGTCTGAACGGCAGGTGCTCTACGGCCATGTGTTCCGCAATGCCATGCTGATCGTCATCGCCGGCTTTCCCGGCGCCTTCATTTCGGCCTTCTTCACGGGCTCGCTGTTGATCGAGAACATCTTTTCGCTCGACGGCCTCGGCCTGCTCGGCTTCAAGTCGGTGGTCGAGCGCGATTATCCCGTGGTGTTCGCCAACCTTTACATCTTTTCGCTGCTCGGGCTGTTTGTCGGGTTGCTGTCGGACCTGATGTATACCTGGGTCGACCCGCGCATCGATTTCGA